A portion of the Acidobacteriaceae bacterium genome contains these proteins:
- a CDS encoding UvrD-helicase domain-containing protein — protein MQPFKGKLMPKTKPTNPAIQASEQALGKLRECLSDKKSFVLEAGAGAGKTYSLVHVLRDLIDQHKFDYPRANSKIACITFTNVAKDEILSRTDRSPLIQCDTVHGFCWALIAPFQKQLRELVPTLPEWIKKLAEEQKVVPEIVEYSFGHRRVGDKTLSLGHDDIIPLTVELLKSVKFRTLFASRYPIVLVDEYQDTDASWIEAIKTHFLGLPNSPLFGFFGDHWQKIYEGGCGEIVHPSLTVIGKQANFRSVQDIVDCLNRMRPQLTQFSEDPTSKGEVSVFHTNGWTATRRKGAHWAGDLPEEMAGQAFDSVKQSLLDGGWDFSAQRTKILMLTHRALAKEQGYSSLPGIFSFNTSFTKKENKLIAFLVDSLEPAVECFVDKRYGAMFAALGSKIPPIKSKADKKRWSDSMNKLLELRATGTVGDVVSHLRSAKRPWLPDAVEQLENDLDRIDSFADGEVPRGISELAEFHKVPYREIVALRSYHSGFSPFEVNHGVKGAEFENVLLVVGRGWSDYNFAEMLEWAANPAAVPAAKLTKYEQNRNLFYVACSRPKKRLAILFTQLMSPAALATATYWFGANSMSALHQP, from the coding sequence TTGCAGCCGTTCAAGGGGAAGCTGATGCCGAAAACTAAGCCGACCAATCCGGCGATCCAAGCCAGTGAGCAAGCCCTCGGGAAGCTGCGTGAGTGCCTTTCCGATAAGAAATCCTTTGTTCTGGAAGCCGGAGCGGGTGCCGGGAAGACATATTCACTTGTACATGTACTGCGTGATCTCATTGATCAGCACAAATTCGACTATCCGAGAGCGAACAGCAAGATTGCTTGCATTACGTTCACGAATGTTGCTAAGGACGAAATCCTCTCTCGAACCGATCGAAGCCCTCTGATTCAATGCGACACGGTACATGGGTTCTGCTGGGCCCTAATCGCTCCCTTTCAAAAGCAGCTAAGAGAACTTGTGCCTACTTTGCCAGAGTGGATAAAGAAACTGGCCGAGGAGCAGAAAGTCGTTCCAGAAATCGTGGAATACAGTTTCGGGCATAGACGGGTAGGAGACAAGACCCTTTCTCTTGGACATGATGACATCATCCCTTTGACCGTTGAATTGTTGAAGAGTGTCAAATTCAGAACCTTGTTCGCGTCACGCTACCCGATTGTCCTGGTTGATGAATACCAAGACACCGATGCCTCTTGGATCGAAGCGATCAAGACACACTTCTTGGGGTTACCGAATTCACCATTGTTTGGCTTCTTCGGGGACCACTGGCAAAAGATCTACGAGGGCGGCTGTGGGGAAATTGTTCATCCCTCGCTGACTGTCATTGGCAAGCAGGCAAACTTTCGGTCTGTGCAGGACATTGTTGATTGCCTGAACCGGATGAGGCCCCAGCTCACACAGTTTTCCGAAGACCCGACCTCCAAGGGGGAGGTCTCGGTATTTCATACAAACGGCTGGACTGCGACAAGAAGAAAAGGCGCTCACTGGGCCGGTGATCTACCAGAAGAGATGGCGGGACAAGCTTTCGACTCGGTGAAACAATCCCTGTTGGATGGTGGTTGGGATTTCTCAGCGCAGCGCACGAAGATTCTCATGTTGACGCACCGTGCGTTGGCAAAGGAGCAGGGATATAGCAGTCTTCCTGGGATTTTCAGCTTCAACACTTCCTTTACGAAGAAAGAGAATAAGCTGATCGCATTTCTCGTGGACAGTTTAGAGCCTGCGGTTGAATGCTTCGTCGATAAGCGATATGGCGCAATGTTTGCCGCATTGGGCAGCAAGATTCCTCCAATCAAATCCAAGGCCGATAAGAAGCGTTGGTCGGACTCAATGAACAAGCTTCTCGAACTCAGAGCCACGGGAACGGTCGGTGACGTCGTCTCGCATCTCCGATCCGCTAAACGTCCTTGGTTACCGGACGCCGTTGAACAGCTAGAAAACGATCTGGATCGAATCGACTCGTTTGCCGATGGCGAGGTTCCACGAGGCATAAGCGAACTCGCAGAATTTCATAAAGTGCCCTATCGGGAAATCGTCGCTCTTCGTTCTTACCACTCTGGGTTTTCGCCGTTTGAAGTGAACCACGGTGTCAAAGGCGCAGAATTTGAGAATGTGCTGCTTGTTGTCGGTCGAGGCTGGAGTGACTACAACTTCGCAGAGATGCTGGAATGGGCAGCGAATCCAGCCGCTGTCCCCGCCGCGAAACTGACAAAGTACGAGCAGAATCGGAACCTCTTCTATGTGGCATGTTCTCGACCGAAAAAGCGGCTCGCCATCCTTTTCACCCAACTGATGTCTCCGGCTGCTTTGGCAACCGCCACATACTGGTTCGGTGCAAACTCGATGAGTGCGCTTCACCAGCCGTAA